The Malassezia restricta chromosome I, complete sequence genome contains the following window.
CGCCTCCATCTGGCACGACAGGCGTGCGTCCAGCACAAGGGCCCATCAGCGGACGTCGTAGTCCTATGCCTCCAACGCGTCCCATTATGCATGGAAGTCGCTCGCCTGCACCCGGCACTCGCCCGTCTATGCAGCCTGCAAGGTCACCTGCGCCTGGCTCCCGTCCACCAACATCGCCCGCGCGCCCGCCAACGCAGAGTGTGCGACCAGGCATACCGCCATCACGCTCACCTGCTCCTACCATGCGTCCATCGCCAGCCCGCTCGCCCATGCCCCGTCGCACTGCTGTCACGCCTCAACCAGGCATGCAAACTTCTCCGACCAAGTCTCAGGCACCTGTTCGGCGGATAGGCGCAATCAGTCCACGCCCAGGTCCGCCTGTGCGTCCAAATTCCGCCATGACAGCACCAGGTGCACCTGTAGCAGGTAATACTGCTGCTGCAGTGCGCCCTGTTGCACCACCACCATCAGGTCCGGCGCGTTCAAAgcgtgctgctcgtgcatATCACCAGGACGCGTCCGCGGCACCTGCATCCTCGGGCTGGAACGATGTCATAGCTCAGCCTCCTCCCCCTCAAGCAGCTTGGCAGCAACAAGCGGCCGCTCGAGTTGACTACCGAGCCGCGCAGGCACCGCAACCCCCGCCTGATGACAGCCTTGATTCAGCGCTTGATCAGATGCCTGGCTATCGCAACGTTTTGTCTCAATCGCAGCAAGCATCGAATTTGGCGGCCATGCGGTCCAGTCGACAAATGCATCCTTCTGCTGTCGCGAGTGGCGTGGCCGCCGCTGGTGCCATGCCCCAGACAGGCGCTCAGGACCGTGGAGCTCGCCCTAAGATCGATCCAGATCATATCCCCAGTCCTGTTGATGCACAACATGCGGATCAGCAATTCTTTTACCACGACATGTTTGGAACCTGTAGTCGGGAAGGCATGCCGCTAAGCACAACCAACTTTGCCGCTATGGACCAGGGTAACTGCTCGCCCAAGTTTATGCGTCTGACAACGTATTGCATGCCTGCAACAGAAGAGGTTGCGAATGCATCACGAATGCCGATTGCATTGAATATACAGCCCTTCGCGCAGTTGCGATCTGACGAAGAACGCGTGCCTTTGGCCAATACGGGTGAATCTGGTCCTCCGCGCTGCAAAACGTGCCGCGCATACATTAACCCATGGTGTTTGTTCGTTGAGGGTGGTATGAAGTGGATTTGCAGCTTgtgtggcgctgcatctgAGGTACCGCAGGACTACTTCTGCAACCTGGATATCAATGGTCGTCGTGCGGATCTTGAACTGCGTCCCGAGCTAACACACGGTTCAGTCGACTTTTGTGTGCCCAGAGAATATTGGGCTGTTCAGGCACCAACTGACGTGTCATCTATGCTGCCTGTGGCCTCGGTTGTGCCTGCGTACACCGCTGAGCTCTCTACATCAACAGGCTTGCAAGAGAGCATTGATCGTCTAGACAACTTGGACTCACATTCAGAGGGTACTAAGACAGCCGCCAAGGCCGCCAAGGCTGCGGGCCATGCTGCTCTCGACACTCTCAATCTAGGCAAAGGCCAAACGACTGTCCGCGCTCCACGACCACTGACGCACGTGTTTTTGATTGATGTGAGCTTCAGTTCAGTGCGCTGTGGAGCCCTGCAGACTTGTGTTCGAGCCATCAAGCAGGCATTGTATGGTACCGAAGTGCAGGCTTCCAACGAGTCTGGCGTGCCTGGCTTTGGACTTCCGCCGGGTAGTCAGGTCTGCATTATCACTTTCGATCAAGCGATGCACTTTTACAACCTTGACCCGAGTCTGGAACAGGCTCAGATGCTCATCATGGCTGATATGGAAGACCCCTTTATCCCCATCAGTGGTGGCTTGCTTGTCGATCCATGGGCGTCGCGTCATGTGATTGAGGGTTTGCTCAATGACCTTCCAAACAACTTTGCCAATTCAACGGTGGCAGAAGCCTCACTTGGTGCGGCGTCACGGGCAGCACAGGGCGTGCTCAATGGCATTGGCGGCCAGCTCAACATTTTCCTTTCGACAATTCCTACAGTTGGACCTGGTAAACTCAGGCACCGTGAAGACACAAAGCTATACGGAACCGATAACGAAAAAAATCTGTTTGGTCCACAGGATCCGTTCTATCTCAAGCTCGGCAACGAGTTCGCTCTCGCAGGTGTGGGTGTGAATGTGTTCTTCTTTCCAAGCCAGTACATTGACGTTGCATCTATCGGATACATGGCAGCTCAATCAGGTGGTCAAGTCTTCTTCCATCCCCGTTTCGATCCCGTGCGCGATGGCTCTCGCGTTATGGCAGAAGTCCAGCGCATTGTGCTTCGTGAGACGGCTTATAATGTCACGCTACGTATCCGTTGCTCGCCAGGTCTGCGTGTTGTCAAGCAATTTGGTGAATTCCATCTACACGGTGCCACAGATATTGAAACAGGTACTTGGGATGCCGACAAGACGTTTTCTGCGCTTATTCGCCATGACGGTCGCTTGGAAGAGTCTCGTGAAGCATACTTCCAATGCGCCATTCTCTACACTACAGCTACTGGTGAGCGTCGTGTGCGCTGTCACACACTCGCTACGCCTGTTTCATCTGTACTGGGCAATGTTTTCCGTTATGCCGACATGGATTCGGCCGTTGCGTATTATGCCAAAGAGGCTGCGACGCTTGCCCTCACTAAGCCACTCAAGGACGTGCGTAACTACCTCACGTCCAAGTGTGTTGCTATCTTACTTGCATATCGCCGCAACTGTGCATCTTCAACAAGTCCTGGTCAATTAATCTTGCCTGAAAGCTTTAAGCTCTTCCCTCTATATGTGCTTGCTTTGATCAAGAACAAGGCCATCAAGGGTGGCAATGTCACATCAGATGTACGTGTTTTCTTCTTCCGCCTCTTGCTATCGCAGAGTGTAGGCTCGATTATGACGCTCTTGTATCCACGCATGATGGCACTTCATACGCTTGGCCCTTCAGACGGTATGCCTGTTCAGCCGGCCGAGGGCCTTTCCCCAGAGAAGCAGGCTATCGATGACGCGCTACTAAAGGTTGTGCAGTTGCCTAACCCCATGCGCCCTGCCTTCATGCGAATGGAGCCGCATGGAGCATACTTACTCGACAATGGAGAATGGTGCTTGCTTTGGCTAGGCGCGAACATCAGTCCCAGGTTCCTGGAGGATTTGTACGGCGTCGCGTCCTTGGACGAACTAGATCCACGCATGACAACTTTGCCTGTGCTTCCCACCAAGCTTTCGAACCAAGTCCGTTCAATTGTTCAGGGTCTTGCTGACCTTCACGGAAAAGTGTCGCTCCAGGTTGTCATGGCGCGCCAGAACCGCGATGGTATGGAAGTCGAGTTTGCCAACAATCTTGTGGAGGACCAAAACAACGACGCCATGAGCTATGTCGACTACTTGTGTCATGTACACCGCGTCATCTCATCTGACATGAACTCTGGCCGTGAAGAAAAAGATGCAAGTGCGTCCCTGTGGAAAGGGTTTATCTAGATAGCCACAGGTCTCGAATCAAGTGTCTCGGTAACGACTCAATGCCGTGCGTCGCTTTGTCAGCTTTGGGTTTATGATCGAAGCCACGTGGTATGTCGAATGCACCTCCATAGACGCGCACAAGGTTGGTGTTAGGTACATATGAGCTGCACAAAGAAGGATGAGCGACTATCATCCGGTGAAGAGCAGTCGAAAAGTCCAGAATTATGGACGAGCTTAATTGCTGGTGGTTGTGCAGGTGCAACAAGCCGAACGATTGTGAGCCCTCTAGAACGATTAAAAAGTGCGTACCATCTAGTTTGAACGCAACACTGACTGTATCAGTTATTATGTATGTTTCATCCATGTATCCCAAACTCACACTACAGGCAAGTACAACCTCCATCAGCAGATGGAAAAAAGACATACCCTAATGTATGGCGAGGTCTGTCGCGGATATGGCAAGAAGAAGGGTTTCTCGGTTTCATGCGAGGAAATGGCCTCAACTGTTTGCGTATTGCGCCGTATAGTGCTGTTCAATTTGCAACGTATGAGCTTATGAAACGTATTTTTTCCCAGATACAAGGATCATCCAATATCAACGCCGATGGTACTACGAGGCCTTTGCATCAGCTTAGCACATCTGAAAAATTATTATCTGGTGCTGTTGCTGGATTCACCAGCGTTGTGTCCACGTATCCATTGGATCTTGTACGTTCCCGCATATCTATCGCATCCGCATCTATGTACACATCTGGAGGAAAAAGTAAGACTGTGCTTCCTCGTGTGCCTGGAGTGTGGGAAACTACACTGAAAGTGTATCGGGAAGAAGGCGGTATACGTGGTTTATATCACGGCTGTCTTGCTACTAGCTTGGGCGTAGCTCCCTACGTCGCATTTAATTTCTTCTTTTACGAAAGTGCGCGTTCTTTTCTGACAAAGTCTGATGGTACACCACCTAGCTCTATCACAAAACTATTTATCGGTGCTTTTGCTGGAAGCGTAAGCCAGACATTGACATATCCTGTGGATGTCGTTCGCCGTCGTATGCAAGTTTCCGGGATGAAAAATTCTAGTCTTGGTGTCCAGGACAAGAGCGGCCTTGATTCTCTCCGCAACATGGTCGCTCAACATGGTATCCGTGGTCTGTACCATGGGCTCTTACCCAACCTTCTAAAAGTGGCACCATCAACAGGTGCTTATTTCCTCACTTATGATCTTGTAGTCAGTGCCTTGAAGCGCCTTCATGAGTACAAGTAAAGCACTCGTCTGCCCCATTACAACGTTAAATGTCTAATATGTCTACAACATCGAAAAAAATTACCGGGCATACTCATCGAAACATAATTTAAAGCGGTGGATATTTAGCAAAATGGTTGAGAGTAGTGTCTTGTCTGTAACTTTAAAGGGTATAACTTATTGATGCGAAGGCATGGAGCCTTCTCTAGCCATAGAAAAATGCTGCTGAAGATTTGAACGCGGCATCGATCGTGGGCCATGCAATTGCCGTGGAATATCATTCCAATGGGGTTGCTCAGGCATTAGAATAGGTCCGCGACTCGAGCTTGGCATGTTGTGGTACAAATGAGACCCCTGACTATTCACTGGAGTCATTATTCCTGAATCTTGGGCCGCAAAAAACATATTATATCTCTCAGCAGAGGCGCCCGATGTACTTGCTGACGCAGGATGGCTTCCTGTTATCGATAAGGGATGGGTTTTGTGCACGTCACTGCTCAGCGGTGTTACAGCGCTCGCATCAGACAGACTTATCGCTGAATCATTTGGTTGCATCAATGGGAACTTCGACGAGTCAGACAAAGGAGGAGGACGTGTCCATGCACCAGCATTTGCTTCGGGACCAGTCATTTGGCTTCCATGGGAAGCATGGGGGTGTCTTACTGCTGCATAGTTGGCTTCATTGTCATCATTACGCTTCGCACGCCAAACGTAAAAGGCCAGGCCTGCAAGTACAGCCACGCCTAGAATCACACCAATGACAGTGCCTGCGATTGCGCCACCAGACATGCCATTTTGTTCGTCGCTATCATACGTCGTGCCGTACGGAGCTGCTTCATTGGTAAAGTGTGGGTTTAACACAGGATCAGGAAGGGGAGCAGGGGTAAAGCCTGCCTTGAGATCGAATGGGACCGAGCCTAAATCCTTTCCACCAAGGAACACATACTTGCCTTTACTTGGAATACCATTTACTGTCACGAAAAGTAATGCGGGTCCTGGGACAAAAATGTTCATATTCGAAGGCATAGGATTGACGATAAACGTCACAGAGCCGTTCTTGTTCACGACGTATGAATTTTCGAGTTGCAAAGAACGTTGACCGAAGTTCACAGCGTGTGTCGAAAAACCAGGACGAATCACCATGATCTTGGTGTTATTTGCCATCGCGTTGGCATTTTTGTTGGGATTCATGTAATGCGCATCCACTGTGATATTAAATGAATCACCGCCATATTTGATTACCTCAGGCATCCCCATTGGTTCAGGTCGTCGTTCAAAGTAGTACGATGGATACCACTGCTCCAATGCATATGTCGTGTTGAATGCTTCGTACTTAGTATCAAGTTGGTCATTTGGAGGCAGGTATGACACATCCATATGAGGGTTGGACCCAGCGACAAGAACGGAGCCATCTGGAACCAAGATTGCTGACGAATGATACAATCTTGCGATTTTTGACGATCCATAGTCTGCATATTCGAGCCGTTTGCCTTGAGGTCGCTCAGGGTCGTATAGTACGGGTCGATATGTCGGCATTTGGCTCATTCCCTCAAGATGAACAGTGTTACCATTCATATCCTTTACTGTGTTCCATGTAGTGTTTCCATAACCAGCCACacctcgcgacgcaccaTTCACAATTACCATTTGTCCTGTAGGCAAATGGATAAATTGACCCATACTGCGGGGTTCTGGAAGTTTTTCTTCACGGACATACCCCACGTTCTTTTTAATCCTTCCATCAGCATCTTCTGGCGTGATAGATGAGCAATCATCGCTGCCGGCGCGCTCGAACATGTTGACCCGTGGTGCAGTGAAATCACCCCATTCTTCATCCGTTGCATTGTTGAATCCACCGCAAAACAGGATAGTTGGTGTATATTTATTTTTTGGCGTAAGCGGAAGCATAGCCGTGGCACCAGAAGCAGGATACACACGTACAATACGGTCGGGCATATCAGGCAAGTCATGGAATTTATCCTTTGTCCAATCCCAAATGGTTGTACTGTAATTAGCTTGCATAAAAATCCGACCTGATGGAAGCAAATAAGTATGTGCATACATGTTGAGACCACTTGTTTTGACCATAAAATCGTGGACAGCCGGCTTCGGCTTATTGTCACGAGGCCAAAATTCATAGGATGGATTAGCGCCGCCTTGATCCCATACACCTGCCTTGGGATTTGAACTCGATGTGGCATACACGGGATCCACGTTGGGATAGTTTCGGTTAATAAAGCCACCACTTGTGGCGCCACCAATCATTACAACAGAGCCATCTGCCAGACCTTCGATCGCAGGGTACCAACGAGGCGAGTCCATTTGGTTAGGACTGTCAAAATCGTCGATCCACTTTAGCTTGGAGCTATCCGCATTCGGCTGCATCATTCGAACAACGCGACGTCCGTCCATATCATTGTATGG
Protein-coding sequences here:
- a CDS encoding protein transport protein SEC24, whose protein sequence is MESRPPTMRGPSPRPPAGFTGPSTQTGRPRPPQPQRSPAPPSGTTGVRPAQGPISGRRSPMPPTRPIMHGSRSPAPGTRPSMQPARSPAPGSRPPTSPARPPTQSVRPGIPPSRSPAPTMRPSPARSPMPRRTAVTPQPGMQTSPTKSQAPVRRIGAISPRPGPPVRPNSAMTAPGAPVAGNTAAAVRPVAPPPSGPARSKRAARAYHQDASAAPASSGWNDVIAQPPPPQAAWQQQAAARVDYRAAQAPQPPPDDSLDSALDQMPGYRNVLSQSQQASNLAAMRSSRQMHPSAVASGVAAAGAMPQTGAQDRGARPKIDPDHIPSPVDAQHADQQFFYHDMFGTCSREGMPLSTTNFAAMDQGNCSPKFMRLTTYCMPATEEVANASRMPIALNIQPFAQLRSDEERVPLANTGESGPPRCKTCRAYINPWCLFVEGGMKWICSLCGAASEVPQDYFCNLDINGRRADLELRPELTHGSVDFCVPREYWAVQAPTDVSSMLPVASVVPAYTAELSTSTGLQESIDRLDNLDSHSEGTKTAAKAAKAAGHAALDTLNLGKGQTTVRAPRPLTHVFLIDVSFSSVRCGALQTCVRAIKQALYGTEVQASNESGVPGFGLPPGSQVCIITFDQAMHFYNLDPSLEQAQMLIMADMEDPFIPISGGLLVDPWASRHVIEGLLNDLPNNFANSTVAEASLGAASRAAQGVLNGIGGQLNIFLSTIPTVGPGKLRHREDTKLYGTDNEKNLFGPQDPFYLKLGNEFALAGVGVNVFFFPSQYIDVASIGYMAAQSGGQVFFHPRFDPVRDGSRVMAEVQRIVLRETAYNVTLRIRCSPGLRVVKQFGEFHLHGATDIETGTWDADKTFSALIRHDGRLEESREAYFQCAILYTTATGERRVRCHTLATPVSSVLGNVFRYADMDSAVAYYAKEAATLALTKPLKDVRNYLTSKCVAILLAYRRNCASSTSPGQLILPESFKLFPLYVLALIKNKAIKGGNVTSDVRVFFFRLLLSQSVGSIMTLLYPRMMALHTLGPSDGMPVQPAEGLSPEKQAIDDALLKVVQLPNPMRPAFMRMEPHGAYLLDNGEWCLLWLGANISPRFLEDLYGVASLDELDPRMTTLPVLPTKLSNQVRSIVQGLADLHGKVSLQVVMARQNRDGMEVEFANNLVEDQNNDAMSYVDYLCHVHRVISSDMNSGREEKDASASLWKGFI
- a CDS encoding solute carrier family 25 (mitochondrial phosphate transporter), member 23/24/25/41, with product MSCTKKDERLSSGEEQSKSPELWTSLIAGGCAGATSRTIVSPLERLKIIMQVQPPSADGKKTYPNVWRGLSRIWQEEGFLGFMRGNGLNCLRIAPYSAVQFATYELMKRIFSQIQGSSNINADGTTRPLHQLSTSEKLLSGAVAGFTSVVSTYPLDLVRSRISIASASMYTSGGKSKTVLPRVPGVWETTLKVYREEGGIRGLYHGCLATSLGVAPYVAFNFFFYESARSFLTKSDGTPPSSITKLFIGAFAGSVSQTLTYPVDVVRRRMQVSGMKNSSLGVQDKSGLDSLRNMVAQHGIRGLYHGLLPNLLKVAPSTGAYFLTYDLVVSALKRLHEYK
- a CDS encoding glyoxal/methylglyoxal oxidase; protein product: MLCARFFFLMAMLNTVGSVLASGKNESFKLQYRVVAQDSLASAMMLGLANEDTAFIFDKVENNKKKTASGRPTWASLVQLSDYSVRGIDATTNPFCAAGTTLGNGSYIVAGGNSAISYGGINVKNSDGSMNLNGPAPPYNDMDGRRVVRMMQPNADSSKLKWIDDFDSPNQMDSPRWYPAIEGLADGSVVMIGGATSGGFINRNYPNVDPVYATSSSNPKAGVWDQGGANPSYEFWPRDNKPKPAVHDFMVKTSGLNMYAHTYLLPSGRIFMQANYSTTIWDWTKDKFHDLPDMPDRIVRVYPASGATAMLPLTPKNKYTPTILFCGGFNNATDEEWGDFTAPRVNMFERAGSDDCSSITPEDADGRIKKNVGYVREEKLPEPRSMGQFIHLPTGQMVIVNGASRGVAGYGNTTWNTVKDMNGNTVHLEGMSQMPTYRPVLYDPERPQGKRLEYADYGSSKIARLYHSSAILVPDGSVLVAGSNPHMDVSYLPPNDQLDTKYEAFNTTYALEQWYPSYYFERRPEPMGMPEVIKYGGDSFNITVDAHYMNPNKNANAMANNTKIMVIRPGFSTHAVNFGQRSLQLENSYVVNKNGSVTFIVNPMPSNMNIFVPGPALLFVTVNGIPSKGKYVFLGGKDLGSVPFDLKAGFTPAPLPDPVLNPHFTNEAAPYGTTYDSDEQNGMSGGAIAGTVIGVILGVAVLAGLAFYVWRAKRNDDNEANYAAVRHPHASHGSQMTGPEANAGAWTRPPPLSDSSKFPLMQPNDSAISLSDASAVTPLSSDVHKTHPLSITGSHPASASTSGASAERYNMFFAAQDSGIMTPVNSQGSHLYHNMPSSSRGPILMPEQPHWNDIPRQLHGPRSMPRSNLQQHFSMAREGSMPSHQ